The following are encoded together in the Budorcas taxicolor isolate Tak-1 chromosome 4, Takin1.1, whole genome shotgun sequence genome:
- the ARL4A gene encoding ADP-ribosylation factor-like protein 4A — protein MGNGLSDQTSILSSLPSFQSFHIVILGLDCAGKTTVLYRLQFNEFVNTVPTKGFNTEKIKVTLGNSKTVTFHFWDVGGQEKLRPLWKSYTRCTDGIVFVVDSVDVERMEEAKTELHKITRISENQGVPVLIVANKQDLRNSLSLSEIEKLLAMGELSSSTPWHLQPTCAIIGDGLKEGLEKLHDMIIKRRKMLRQQKKKR, from the coding sequence ATGGGGAATGGACTGTCAGACCAGACTTCTATCCTGTCCAGCCTGCCTTCCTTTCAGTCCTTTCACATTGTCATCCTGGGTTTGGACTGTGCTGGAAAGACAACCGTGTTATACAGGCTGCAGTTCAATGAATTTGTAAATACCGTGCCTACCAAAGGATTTAACACGGAGAAAATTAAGGTAACCTTGGGAAATTCTAAAACAGTCACTTTCCACTTCTGGGATGTAGGTGGTCAGGAGAAGTTAAGGCCACTGTGGAAGTCATACACCAGATGCACAGATGGCATTGTGTTTGTTGTGGACTCTGTTGATGTTGAAAGGATGGAAGAAGCTAAAACTGAACTTCATAAAATAACAAGGATATCAGAAAATCAAGGGGTCCCTGTGCTTATAGTTGCTAACAAACAAGACCTGAGGAACTCACTGTCTCTCTCAGAAATTGAGAAATTGTTAGCAATGGGTGAACTGAGCTCATCAACACCCTGGCATTTGCAGCCCACCTGTGCAATCATAGGCGATGGACTGAAGGAAGGACTTGAGAAACTACATGATATgataattaaaagaagaaaaatgttgcggcaacagaaaaagaaaagatga